DNA from Aggregatimonas sangjinii:
GAAATCGTAAATAATTCGTACGATCTTATTTTAATGGATGTTAATCTGCCTAATATCTCGGGAGATCAACTGGTCAAAGTAATCCGTGGTTTTCCGTTCAAAAACATCAAAAAAATCCCGATTATCGGGGTAACGGCCAACTCGTATCAAGCCCACAAAGAATCTTATTTAAAAATGGGTATGAATGCGGTACTGCCCAAACCTTTTGATGAGGACGAGTTGCTTACGACCATGTCCCGCCTTTTGAAATAAGTGCTACAAAATTCAAAAAAGAATTTTTTACAATTGTAAGAATATTCTTGCTAATTATGTATTTAATCGATAAATTAATACACTTTATCGATATTTAAAAGTCTCTTTATCAAATTTCTTGATTTTGAAATCGACGTTATATGTTTGTACTGCTTTTAATAACAGCAGTAGCGCTATACACCACTAACCATTGGAGTAAGCTTAAAAGGTACCTCAAGACCGAATCCCCCGATCGGCTTTGGGTCGGAATGAAATAGTAACAGTTCCCCCTTTTACTACAGTTGGTTTTTGAAAGCCCCATTTTTTTTGGGGCTTTTAGAACCAAATCCGGAAAAACCGCCAAAAAGAACCAGAACATCACCAAACTAACTCATAGGGTTGCGAAAGTATACTAGTACTTGTGTTCCCTCTGGGACATTTCAGGAGTAATCCCGAATGTCCCTTTTTGTTTTTAAAGGGGTCGTTCGCTTACCAATGTATTACCGATCCCCTAGCCGACATATCTTTTAAGGATTCATTACTTTTATATCGTTCTATACAATGTGTATTCATGAAAGATATTTTCTTTGCCTATATCCAAAACCTACAAGATCGAATCACCTCAGCGCTGGAAGAAGTTGATGGAAAAGCGCTCTTTCGTGAAGACAATTGGGTTCGTCCCGAAGGTGGTGGCGGACGATCCCGCATAATAGAGAACGGGGCTGTTTTTGAAAAAGGTGGTGTGAATATTTCAGCGGTTCACGGAGAGCTTCCTCAAAGCATGCAAACTTATTTCGGGGTGCAAGATGCCGACTTCTTCGCCTGTGGACTCAGCCTTGTGCTACATCCCACCAATCCAATGGTACCCACGGTACATGCCAATTGGCGCTATTTTGAGATGTACGATAAAAAAGGTGGGATAGTGGATCAATGGTTCGGCGGTGGGCAAGACCTTACCCCGTATTATCTTTTTGATGAAGATGCAGTTCATTTTCATACGATATGCAAACAGGCCTGTGACACGCATAATTTATCTTTCTACCCTACGTATAAAAAAAAATGTGACGCTTATTTTTGGAACACGCACCGGAACGAGGCTAGAGGTATCGGAGGTCTGTTTTTCGATTATTGCAAGGTCACCGACGAAATGAGTATGCAGGATTGGTATGCTTTTGTATCAGCAGTAGGGGATAGTTTTTTAGACGCCTATATCCCGATAGTTCGAAAAAGGGCTCATCTGGCCTATTTACCGGAACAACGCGACTGGCAGGAGATTCGGAGGGGTCGCTATGTAGAATTCAATCTTGTTCACGACAAAGGCACCTTGTTCGGCCTCAAGACAAATGGCCGTATCGAGAGTATTCTGATGAGTCTGCCGCCGCATGTGCAATGGGTATATGACCACAGTCCACCGGAAGGTAGTGAAGAGGAACGGTTATTACAGGTACTTAGAAGTCCGAAAGATTGGATCTAAAATTATGGCCGTTAAATTATTTTCCGATATTTTATTGAACATTAGGATGTGATTCATTTACATTTTAACTAGACTATTTTACCTGTTTCCAGTGATGAGGCATCTTGAGGAAGACCCTACCTTTGAACATCCTTAGCATAACTTAAATTGAAAAGCCAACTTTTACGATTCAACCACTTTACAATACTATTTTGAATTATGGGATACAAAACAATCATACTGAGTGCCTTTCTAGTCATGACCTTCCTTAGCTGCAAGGATAGTGCTAAAAATAACGACCCTAATAGCGCCGAAGCCCTATCGGCAGTAACTACCACCTATGACAATATTTATGAGAATCCTGCCTATATTGAAGTCTATAACGAATATGTTACGTACCTGAACGATATTACGTCGAGTTATGATGCCTCACAAACCTATTATTTCAATGCGTTCCCGGACGATTATCCTGAAAATTTAAAAGGGAGCCCCAGTTTGGTGACCATTAGCGATTACCCCGATGACCATCTGGAAAGGGCCTTGAGGGCGGATTTGAAAATCGAGTCCCTTGAAAAACCTGCACAAACGGTAAACGAGTACATTTTGACTTTGAGAAGACTCATGAACCATGCAGATGGTTACTATGAACGGCAAGAATATTTAGATGATGCTGCCAAGCGCGGAAAAAGTCTGCACGATAGTATTGTACCGGCTTTTTTTAATTTAAATGAAGCGGTTGGCGAATTTCGAGATCAAATTACGGCTATCGAGCAAAAAATGACGGCTGTTGAGCTTGAGAATTATAAGAATGAGGGGCTAAATCTTCGTTATTCACTTTTGAAGATAATTACCATAGCAAGAGAAACAAGAGCATTCACCCAAGTGGAGACTATGGATGAGTATGCCAATTTGGAGCTAAAGAATGTTGTGGATGTTCGAAAGCGCTTATCGGAAAATATACAGGAACTTGAAAAATCAGCATCGGACAAGTCGCAATTTACGAGGGAATTTGGCTCCAATTCTACCGCCGAAGGCTATTATAATTTTGGCTTTAAGAGGGCAAGCAATGATTTGGTAAAACATCTTCGAAGCTTAGAGCAGCGTTTAAAGACCGATGACTTTGAACCAGAAATTCCCAACAATACACCATCAGGTATACAAAGCATGATGATAAAGCAATTTTACAACGGCGACGGAATGCCTCAAATGATTATGGAAACCGAAGGAAAACTTATCGAGGCTTACAACGATATAATTAATTGAGAACTGTAGTATGTATAAAATGGTAAGATGTAAACTATTTTTTTTATGCACAGTAGTTATATGTTGTTCTTGTAATACTCAAAAATCTAAAAGTGATATTGAAGTGATTTTCACACAGGATACGCTAGATGTCGGATACACCTATTGGTGGCCCCAATCCGGACCTTTTATAGGAGGGTGTGGCGAAGAACTTTCCCTCGTTTTTAAAGGAACCATCACAGCCTTAGAAGAACCTACAAATGAAGCCGGACCTTTATATGTGGCACAGGAAGGTATTGTCGCAATTGACGAGGTCTATAAAATCAAGACACTGGAAAACAACACGTATGCTGGGCAACGGTTCGTTAGCTTAGACTGCTTTAATGAAAGCAATCTGCTGGAAGGCGATCAGGTGCTTGTGGTGTGTTATGACTATGAGGGCGCCTATACCATTCCCGGGAAAAAATCCATCATCAAGATTAATGCTACCGATCTTTCACCGATTACATCGATTCGAACCTATATTGACTCCGATCAAAATCCGATTGCGATTCAGAAAGATCTCGATTTATGGGATGCATACGGTTTAAGGGAAGACCTTCAACAGCTAATTGATTGTAGCGAAGAGTTGGGCATTGATCCAGTGGGTGTGGAGTAATTATCGCAGATGATAGCACTACTTCCAAGTGATCGCCTTCTTGGACACCTCCTTGAATTGGTATACGATATGCGATAATCTGGCTTTTAAAAGTGCTCTTCTGCCTTTCAAAGAACGGGTGTACAAAAGTCTTGAAGAATCTACATGGTTTTTCCAGCAATGGTGAAAAAGTTGGGCGTCCTTCTTGCGTTTACCGAATTGCTCCGGCACCACATAGTAATTTCGGAGTCCCCAATGTCTTTTGATCCAATGTGTATAGACCAATAGATATCTCGGATTTTCAACTGGTGCCAATATTTCGGCCAAAAGATGAACGAACATACTACTTTCAGCATTGGTAGCGCCTTTCAGATAACAAACGAAAGTTCCGTTCAATTGCTGCTCCGTTTCGACAGAAACAGCATCAAAAGGAGTATGTAATCGTTTCGTTCTATACAGTATTTCCAATAAAGCGGCCCCTATCTTTTTGGTTTTCCCATAGGTATTGCCAAAGAGGAAATACAATTTGATCGCCTTATAGGTTTTCGGAGCCAGCGCGATAAAAATCCCCGCCAAGAAAAGATATGCAAATTGCAATACCCCCTTCGTAACCAGTGTTCCGATATGCTTTGCCAAAAATTCGGGGAAAAACAATCCCGCTCCTACAACTACTTCGACCAACAAATATTTTGAAGCACTTCCCCAGCGCAATCTTTTGGCTTCCTTGAACGGTACTTTATCGAGGTAAGGGATTTTCACTTCCCGGACGAGCACGCTTCCTTTTGAAATCGCATCGAACCAACGCGTTTTCAATGCTTCCCTCTGCTTCGCTACATGAACCATCTGTGCATTTAATCCATCTAGGGATACATCGGCATCAAAATGAGTGGGAATCTGAAGGCGCTCCAAACCATTTTCAATATAGGGCGTGCCCGAAAGGGATACTCCGGAAAACGCTTCAAAACGTCGATTCAATTTTTCCCAATCCTTACCACCATCCGCCGCGGTGGGATCAAGACATGCCAAATGCCAAATATTTCCTGTCTTATCAGGGGCCTCGCCATCGATGCGAATGGCGCGCCCGCGCATTTGGTTAGATGAAACAAAAGAACCTACATAAGATGCCAAAACCAAGGTATTGATCGCCGGAGCATCCCAACCTTCGCCGAGTAGCGCTTTTGTACCGATGAGCACCTTGATAATCCCTTTTTGAAATAGTCTGGTGATACTATCTACAATGCTGTTCTTGACGTTCCCGAAAGAATTGATCAGAACAAATTCTTCATCGGATGGTAAGGGTACCGCATTAAAATTTGAACTGTTTGTCTGTAGTTCAAAATCATTCAGTGCACTCCTATGCAGGATAACAAGCGACCCCGTCAGTACGGCGATATCTTTTTTTGAATGCCCTTTTATTCTCAGATACTGAAAAATCGATGCCACCCCCAATCTCTTTAATTCGGCAGTATCCGTTCCCTTAAAATCCAAGTACTCTTTTCGTATAAAATCGGTGAGTATGACCGCTTTAAGCTTTTCCTCCAAACAATCCTTTTCGTGCTTTAGGATTTCCGATATACTCTTCAGCTTTGATGGGCTATTGGCAAGGGTTCGGTACAGCTGTTCGTCCCCAATAAAGTTGACCCTCTTTTTACTGAAAACCCCTATTCGAGCCAATTGCCTTTCGATATCGAAAAGCAGTTCTTCATGTTCCATTAAGGCTTCCCTTTGGTCAACGAGCAGTTGCTGTAATAATATCTCCATCCACTCATAGCTCAAATTCGGGAATTCGATCTTACCTCCCTCAAACCCTAAAAATTTCAATTTTCTTCTGTCGACTACATGCCCACTTGCCTTTAGAAAAATCAATACGGAAGAGAAAAATTCCGGATGCTCATACAGTAGTTCCAAATTTTCTTCCGATCGGGCATAAATGGGATGCTCCAGTAGCATACTTTTGAACCGTTCATTGGCAACTAGGGCATTGGTAAAGGCGATGATCTGTTCCCGATAGGAGACGATATATTTTATTTGCGCCTCATCGGGTTGTGAGAAATATACAAAGTCTTGGTGCGGACAAAGGTCTCCATTTGCGATGAGATCCGGTACCGCAATTTCATCATCCAATGGCCCGCAAAGCTCGAAATATTTGTTCAGTTCTTGTGCCGTACTATCATAAGGTGGGGTGGCGGTAAGCGAAATCACCGTCAAGTGCTCTAATTGCTTTAGCTTGAAAAGGCTGGTCCACCAGGTATTTTTTAGGTGATGGGCTTCATCTAGAACAAGGGTCCGAATCCCGTGCTTCTCTATATATTTCAGGAGTGATTCTTGATTTTCGGTCATGGATTTATCCAAGGCATGCAAAGATTGATAGGTAGAAAAGGTGAGAAAAGACGGATTCTTTAGATCAAGGGTATATTCCTCCCAATCGCTATCCGTTAGAAAAAAAGATTCCAAGCGGCTTTTCCATTGGTTGCGTATGGTCAAAGTTGGCGAAAGCACCAAGCTAGGTTTCGCGACCCTTAGCAACATTTCCAATCCCAAAATAGTCTTGCCCGACCCCGGTGGGGCCACAATATGAAGGTGATCGTCCTGTATATGACTTTCAAAACGACTTAGAAATTGTTCCTGATAGCTACGCCAAGTGAATTTAAACTTCAGTTTTTTATCGAGCTCGATCAAGAGATAGGGAGTTTTAAGAATCGTACTAGGATAATAAGTAACTTTGATTTTTCAAAAATAGGCCAATCTATGTATCCCTTAAGAAGAAACCGCAGACTAAGAACTAACGACGCCATACGCCATTTAGTGCGCGAGACCATTTTGACCCCAAGTGATTTTTTGGTACCCTTGTTCGTGGTCGAAGGCAAGGGGATAAAAGAGGAAATCGCATCAATGCCCGATTACTACCGATTGAGCTTGGACAATCTCGAAAAAGAAGTGAAAGAGCTTTGGCAGATGGGGCTCTGCGCCGTGTTGCTTTTCGTAAAGGTTCCGGACAATTTAAAGGATAATAAAGGTACCGAAGCCCTTAATTCGAACGGACTCATGCAATTGGCCATAAAAACGGTAAAAAATGCATGTCCGGAAATGTTGGTCATGACCGATGTGGCCCTCGACCCCTACTCCTCGCTTGGTCACGATGGTATCGTTCAGGATGGGGAGGTCATAAATGACGATACGGTGGAGGTATTGGCCGAAATGAGCGTTTCACATGCCATGGCCGGAGCCGATTTTGTCGCCCCAAGCGATATGATGGACGGGCGCATTCTAAGTATTCGGGAAGCATTGGAGGATGAAGGCCTCGTAAACACCGGTATTATGAGCTATAGCGCAAAGTACGCCAGTGCCTTTTATGGCCCTTTTCGGGATGCATTGGATTCCGCTCCCGTTGATATGAAAAACGTACCTAAAGACAAAAAAACGTATCAAATGGACTCCGCAAACCGTTTTGAGGCCATTACCGAAACACAGGCCGATATCGATGAGGGGGCAGACATTGTTATGATAAAACCCGGACTTTGCTATTTGGATATCGTGCGCGAGATACGCAACGAGGTAGACGTACCCATTGCCGTGTATCAAGTCAGTGGCGAATATGCCATGCTCAAAGCTGCCGCAGAAAAAGGTTGGCTGGATCATGATAGCGTAATGATGGAGCAATTGATTTCCATCAAAAGGGCCGGTGCGAATATCATTGCGAGCTACTTTGCAAAGGATGCGGTAAAATTAATGGGATAACGTATTGGGTATTTGGAAAAGGCGAATGCAAAAGATTACAAATATACTGATTGGTTTAATACTGCTGAGCACCTATGCCCAGGAAGAAGAGAAGGTAAATGTTCGAATACCGAGGGGCGATATTCTTTCGTACGCAAACCCTTCGGAGGTGGGATTCGATTCACTCTATATTCACACCAAAGTCGACAGTATTATAACGAACGG
Protein-coding regions in this window:
- the hemF gene encoding oxygen-dependent coproporphyrinogen oxidase, giving the protein MKDIFFAYIQNLQDRITSALEEVDGKALFREDNWVRPEGGGGRSRIIENGAVFEKGGVNISAVHGELPQSMQTYFGVQDADFFACGLSLVLHPTNPMVPTVHANWRYFEMYDKKGGIVDQWFGGGQDLTPYYLFDEDAVHFHTICKQACDTHNLSFYPTYKKKCDAYFWNTHRNEARGIGGLFFDYCKVTDEMSMQDWYAFVSAVGDSFLDAYIPIVRKRAHLAYLPEQRDWQEIRRGRYVEFNLVHDKGTLFGLKTNGRIESILMSLPPHVQWVYDHSPPEGSEEERLLQVLRSPKDWI
- the hemB gene encoding porphobilinogen synthase, which translates into the protein MYPLRRNRRLRTNDAIRHLVRETILTPSDFLVPLFVVEGKGIKEEIASMPDYYRLSLDNLEKEVKELWQMGLCAVLLFVKVPDNLKDNKGTEALNSNGLMQLAIKTVKNACPEMLVMTDVALDPYSSLGHDGIVQDGEVINDDTVEVLAEMSVSHAMAGADFVAPSDMMDGRILSIREALEDEGLVNTGIMSYSAKYASAFYGPFRDALDSAPVDMKNVPKDKKTYQMDSANRFEAITETQADIDEGADIVMIKPGLCYLDIVREIRNEVDVPIAVYQVSGEYAMLKAAAEKGWLDHDSVMMEQLISIKRAGANIIASYFAKDAVKLMG
- a CDS encoding DEAD/DEAH box helicase family protein — protein: MIELDKKLKFKFTWRSYQEQFLSRFESHIQDDHLHIVAPPGSGKTILGLEMLLRVAKPSLVLSPTLTIRNQWKSRLESFFLTDSDWEEYTLDLKNPSFLTFSTYQSLHALDKSMTENQESLLKYIEKHGIRTLVLDEAHHLKNTWWTSLFKLKQLEHLTVISLTATPPYDSTAQELNKYFELCGPLDDEIAVPDLIANGDLCPHQDFVYFSQPDEAQIKYIVSYREQIIAFTNALVANERFKSMLLEHPIYARSEENLELLYEHPEFFSSVLIFLKASGHVVDRRKLKFLGFEGGKIEFPNLSYEWMEILLQQLLVDQREALMEHEELLFDIERQLARIGVFSKKRVNFIGDEQLYRTLANSPSKLKSISEILKHEKDCLEEKLKAVILTDFIRKEYLDFKGTDTAELKRLGVASIFQYLRIKGHSKKDIAVLTGSLVILHRSALNDFELQTNSSNFNAVPLPSDEEFVLINSFGNVKNSIVDSITRLFQKGIIKVLIGTKALLGEGWDAPAINTLVLASYVGSFVSSNQMRGRAIRIDGEAPDKTGNIWHLACLDPTAADGGKDWEKLNRRFEAFSGVSLSGTPYIENGLERLQIPTHFDADVSLDGLNAQMVHVAKQREALKTRWFDAISKGSVLVREVKIPYLDKVPFKEAKRLRWGSASKYLLVEVVVGAGLFFPEFLAKHIGTLVTKGVLQFAYLFLAGIFIALAPKTYKAIKLYFLFGNTYGKTKKIGAALLEILYRTKRLHTPFDAVSVETEQQLNGTFVCYLKGATNAESSMFVHLLAEILAPVENPRYLLVYTHWIKRHWGLRNYYVVPEQFGKRKKDAQLFHHCWKNHVDSSRLLYTRSLKGRRALLKARLSHIVYQFKEVSKKAITWK
- a CDS encoding DUF3829 domain-containing protein, which gives rise to MGYKTIILSAFLVMTFLSCKDSAKNNDPNSAEALSAVTTTYDNIYENPAYIEVYNEYVTYLNDITSSYDASQTYYFNAFPDDYPENLKGSPSLVTISDYPDDHLERALRADLKIESLEKPAQTVNEYILTLRRLMNHADGYYERQEYLDDAAKRGKSLHDSIVPAFFNLNEAVGEFRDQITAIEQKMTAVELENYKNEGLNLRYSLLKIITIARETRAFTQVETMDEYANLELKNVVDVRKRLSENIQELEKSASDKSQFTREFGSNSTAEGYYNFGFKRASNDLVKHLRSLEQRLKTDDFEPEIPNNTPSGIQSMMIKQFYNGDGMPQMIMETEGKLIEAYNDIIN